From Echinicola soli, a single genomic window includes:
- a CDS encoding RagB/SusD family nutrient uptake outer membrane protein, translated as MQPTIKKYSLFVIVTALLVSCNGEYLDISPRDRITEDQVWSDPSLIELYVNGIYAGVPHGFETHMWSKYTDEAYGDNTWLRGEWNPDNISSYGQSSNWIDYYEQAYKYIRRTNVFFSELDGTPLSDWERAALSGQVRFLRAFIYSHLLWRYGGVSIVEDVFELGDEYTFQRDSYGEVVEYIIGELESVLANPEVPEYISPGADSFGRVTKHAAMALKSRVYLYAASALTNTGNNISLWEKAASSAKEIIDLGAYQLHDNYSDVFLDVNEELIFARTFNSTTGHAATFINTNHVYGGYGGWGGRNAPSQNLVDDYEMANGQPPYLSDGSINPASGFDPQQPYENRDPRFYQTVIFNGDEFRPADRGNAGPKYDVTQEATAINNGEPVITGTVGPDNYKLNGDNSRTSYSLKKFIDRNLVISRSQAYPQPWIFFRLGEVYLNYAESSYHLGEEASARNYVNLIRERAGIPPLSDDVVGEELLGRIRNERRIELAFEGHRFFDVRRWMIAPETESKDIMGVDIFELPDNTLYFKEKVLIERPKWQDKFYWIPIPRAEINKDSGVAQSPGWD; from the coding sequence AAAAATATAGTCTGTTCGTTATTGTGACTGCACTTTTGGTTTCCTGTAATGGGGAGTATCTGGATATTAGCCCTAGGGACAGGATCACAGAAGACCAGGTGTGGAGTGATCCCAGCTTGATCGAATTGTACGTCAATGGAATCTATGCGGGAGTGCCCCATGGATTTGAAACCCATATGTGGTCAAAGTATACAGATGAGGCCTATGGCGACAATACCTGGCTGAGAGGAGAGTGGAACCCGGACAACATTAGTAGTTATGGACAGTCCAGTAACTGGATCGATTATTATGAACAGGCCTATAAGTATATCCGAAGGACGAATGTGTTTTTCTCCGAATTGGACGGGACGCCACTGAGTGATTGGGAAAGGGCCGCATTGTCCGGTCAGGTGAGGTTTCTCAGAGCCTTTATCTATTCGCATTTGCTGTGGAGATATGGAGGGGTGTCCATTGTGGAAGATGTTTTTGAATTGGGGGATGAATATACCTTCCAACGGGATAGTTATGGAGAGGTGGTGGAGTATATTATTGGAGAACTGGAAAGTGTTTTGGCCAACCCTGAGGTGCCAGAGTACATCAGTCCGGGTGCAGACAGTTTTGGCAGGGTCACCAAGCATGCGGCAATGGCTCTTAAATCAAGGGTATATCTGTATGCAGCCAGCGCCCTGACCAATACCGGTAACAATATATCGTTATGGGAAAAGGCAGCATCCTCTGCCAAGGAAATTATCGATCTGGGAGCTTACCAGCTCCATGACAACTACTCCGACGTGTTTCTGGATGTGAACGAAGAGCTGATATTTGCCAGGACATTCAATAGCACCACCGGTCATGCGGCCACCTTCATCAATACCAATCATGTATATGGAGGATATGGTGGATGGGGCGGTAGAAATGCTCCCTCCCAGAATTTGGTGGACGATTATGAAATGGCGAATGGTCAGCCTCCCTATTTGTCTGATGGAAGCATCAACCCAGCGTCTGGATTTGATCCACAACAGCCATATGAAAACAGGGATCCACGTTTTTACCAGACGGTTATCTTTAATGGGGATGAATTCAGGCCAGCCGACAGGGGAAACGCAGGGCCAAAGTATGATGTCACTCAGGAAGCAACGGCCATTAACAATGGTGAGCCGGTAATTACAGGGACAGTGGGACCGGACAATTATAAATTGAACGGGGACAATTCCAGGACTTCATATAGCCTCAAGAAATTCATTGACCGTAATTTGGTAATCAGTAGATCCCAGGCCTATCCCCAGCCATGGATTTTCTTCCGTCTTGGTGAGGTATATCTCAATTATGCCGAATCCAGCTATCACCTTGGCGAGGAGGCAAGTGCAAGGAATTATGTTAACCTGATACGGGAAAGGGCAGGGATACCGCCATTGAGTGATGATGTCGTTGGGGAGGAGCTCCTTGGCAGGATTCGCAATGAAAGAAGGATTGAACTTGCTTTTGAAGGTCATCGGTTTTTTGATGTCAGGAGGTGGATGATTGCTCCGGAAACGGAGTCTAAGGATATCATGGGCGTTGACATATTCGAATTGCCGGACAATACCCTTTATTTTAAGGAAAAAGTATTGATCGAAAGACCGAAATGGCAGGACAAGTTCTATTGGATACCCATTCCAAGAGCTGAAATCAACAAGGACAGCGGCGTGGCCCAAAGTCCTGGTTGGGACTGA
- a CDS encoding PorP/SprF family type IX secretion system membrane protein encodes MGKLFKIVVFFVIVLGIMEGHAQQLPQFSQYIFNGLHINPGYAGYKEEGYLQSTYRSQWANFPGAPKTMSVTADFSANEGTMGFGFSFLHDQLGPSKTIGGMLTYAYHIQVGYDGFFGLGISAGITDYGIDYSLLEAVDEDDDIIHQGIVNVLDPNLNLGLFYHTPNFYAGVSAYNVINNKVFEKQGIGRGYQAFHFYLTAGMMVPISDNISFKPSVLAKEVKGAPTNVDLNALFLFYERLWLGGSYRTNTKAWKSNLPENLSNRNAVALIVEIYATEDFRVGYAYDVNMNVLQNHRHNSHEISLGYYLSPKTVKMRNQRWF; translated from the coding sequence ATGGGGAAATTATTTAAAATAGTCGTATTTTTTGTGATTGTCTTGGGCATCATGGAAGGTCATGCCCAACAGCTTCCCCAATTCAGCCAATATATATTCAACGGCCTTCATATTAACCCGGGCTATGCGGGGTATAAAGAGGAAGGATATTTACAGTCCACATACAGGTCCCAATGGGCAAACTTCCCAGGTGCCCCAAAAACCATGTCGGTTACGGCGGATTTCAGTGCCAATGAGGGGACAATGGGTTTCGGCTTTTCTTTTTTGCACGACCAGTTAGGTCCCTCTAAGACAATCGGCGGAATGCTGACTTACGCCTACCATATTCAGGTGGGGTATGATGGTTTTTTTGGCTTGGGCATTAGTGCAGGGATAACTGACTATGGGATAGATTATAGCTTACTGGAGGCGGTGGATGAAGATGATGATATTATTCACCAGGGAATTGTCAATGTGCTTGATCCTAATCTTAACCTTGGGCTATTTTATCACACCCCCAATTTTTATGCGGGAGTCAGCGCCTATAATGTGATCAATAATAAAGTATTTGAAAAACAGGGAATTGGTCGAGGCTACCAGGCATTTCATTTTTACCTGACTGCTGGAATGATGGTACCAATTTCTGACAATATATCATTTAAACCTTCGGTCCTTGCCAAGGAGGTAAAAGGGGCTCCTACCAATGTAGATCTGAACGCTTTGTTCTTGTTTTATGAAAGACTTTGGCTGGGAGGATCGTACAGGACGAACACAAAAGCATGGAAAAGTAATCTTCCAGAGAATTTGAGCAATCGGAATGCGGTGGCACTTATCGTGGAAATCTATGCCACGGAAGACTTCAGGGTGGGTTATGCCTATGATGTAAATATGAATGTCCTGCAGAATCACAGGCATAACTCGCATGAAATATCCCTAGGATATTATTTGTCCCCAAAAACGGTCAAGATGAGGAACCAAAGATGGTTTTAA